The following coding sequences are from one Saccopteryx bilineata isolate mSacBil1 chromosome 3, mSacBil1_pri_phased_curated, whole genome shotgun sequence window:
- the PPP1R3G gene encoding protein phosphatase 1 regulatory subunit 3G, translated as MEPQGTQLLEAQGPAPFGDPSPAEALPTAGVLCMEGGRDGGGRAEFRDPDAVPLSPEDQAALQEQKELLECRRRRARSFSLPADPILQAAKFLQQRQQVGQGLDAEGDERAEDAPHSADSCCAKCKKRVQFADALGLSLASIKHFSEAEEPQVPSAVLSRLRSFPMSAGDLQQLPSLLAAASAPLAAPPPQLRPVFELPGPGAVDELLRRQRVCLERVHCSAPWGAEVTGSGRVLGCPGPRAVAVRYTFTEWRSFLDVAAELQREPVSLQRQEARSGEPGPGRAEEEHSTERFHFSLCLPPGLQPKEGEDINAPDVAVHFAVCYRCAQGEYWDNNAGANYTLRYVRPADVL; from the coding sequence ATGGAACCCCAGGGGACGCAGCTACTAGAGGCTCAGGGACCAGCGCCCTTTGGAGACCCCTCGCCAGCCGAGGCGCTGCCCACCGCGGGGGTCCTCTGTATGGAGGGTGGCAGGGACGGCGGCGGCAGAGCGGAGTTCCGAGACCCCGACGCCGTGCCCTTGTCCCCGGAGGACCAGGCTGCCCTCCAGGAGCAGAAGGAGCTACTGGaatgccgccgccgccgcgcgcgTTCCTTCTCGCTGCCCGCTGACCCAATCTTGCAGGCCGCCAAGTTCTTGCAGCAGCGACAGCAGGTTGGCCAGGGGCTGGACGCGGAGGGCGACGAGAGGGCCGAGGACGCGCCGCACAGCGCGGATAGCTGCTGCGCCAAGTGCAAGAAGCGGGTGCAGTTCGCGGACGCGCTAGGACTGAGCCTGGCCAGCATTAAGCACTTTAGCGAAGCCGAGGAGCCGCAGGTGCCTTCAGCCGTGCTCTCCCGCCTCCGCAGCTTTCCCATGAGCGCCGGGGACCTGCAGCAGCTTCCGAGCCTGCTGGCGGCGGCCTCCGCGCCCCTCGCCGCGCCTCCTCCGCAGCTCCGTCCTGTCTTCGAGCTTCCCGGGCCGGGCGCTGTGGATGAGCTCCTGCGGCGGCAGCGCGTGTGCCTGGAGCGCGTACACTGCTCGGCGCCCTGGGGCGCGGAGGTAACAGGCTCCGGCCGGGTGCTGGGCTGCCCCGGGCCGAGGGCCGTGGCAGTCCGCTACACATTCACCGAATGGCGCTCCTTTCTGGACGTGGCCGCGGAACTGCAGCGTGAGCCAGTTTCGCTCCAGCGGCAGGAGGCGCGGTCGGGGGAACCTGGGCCAGGGCGTGCGGAGGAGGAGCACAGTACCGAGCGCTTCCACTTCTCTCTGTGCCTACCCCCGGGTCTGCAGCCCAAGGAGGGGGAGGATATAAACGCGCCAGACGTCGCCGTCCACTTTGCGGTCTGCTACCGCTGCGCCCAAGGCGAGTACTGGGACAATAACGCGGGGGCCAACTATACGCTGCGCTACGTGCGTCCCGCGGACGTCCTCTGA